A DNA window from Mastomys coucha isolate ucsf_1 unplaced genomic scaffold, UCSF_Mcou_1 pScaffold21, whole genome shotgun sequence contains the following coding sequences:
- the LOC116101094 gene encoding olfactory receptor 10W1: MEFVFLAYPKRPELRMLCFIGVSLAYGLIISGNILIVVSIQTETRLHTPMYYFLGSLSGIELCYTAVVVPHILANNFQSEKTITLLSCATQMVFLIGLGSADCFLLAIMAYDRYIAICHPLQYPLIMTVTLCVRLVVASVVIGLFLSLQLVVFIFCLPFCQDRGIEHFFCDAPPVMRLVCATSHIHELSVLMAATIAIAVPFFFIATTYALIVAAVLKLHSAAGRHKAFNTCSSHLMVVMLQYGCCAFMYLRPISSYHPKQDQFISLVYTLGTPFLNPLIYTLRNSEMKGAIGNVLTRKYLSRKMIG, encoded by the coding sequence ATGGAGTTTGTGTTCCTTGCCTATCCAAAGCGTCCAGAGCTGCGTATGCTCTGCTTCATTGGAGTTAGCCTGGCTTATGGATTGATAATCTCTGGGAATATCCTCATTGTGGTCTCCATCCAGACTGAAACTCGTCTACATACACCCATGTATTACTTCCTGGGCAGCCTCTCAGGGATAGAACTGTGCTACACTGCAGTGGTGGTGCCACACATTTTGGCCAACAACTTTCAGTCTGAGAAGACTATCACTCTCCTGAGCTGTGCCACTCAGATGGTTTTCCTCATTGGACTTGGTAGTGCTGATTGCTTCCTCCTGGCTATCATGGCCTATGACAGATATATTGCCATCTGTCATCCCTTGCAGTACCCTCTCATCATGACTGTAACTCTTTGTGTTCGCTTGGTTGTGGCTTCTGTGGTGATTGGATTGTTCTTGTCCTTACAGCTTGTTGTCTTCATCTTCTGTCTGCCATTCTGTCAGGACAGAGGAATAGAGCATTTCTTTTGTGATGCTCCACCAGTGATGCGTCTTGTGTGTGCCACAAGTCATATTCATGAGCTCTCTGTGCTAATGGCAGCCACGATAGCCATTGCTGTACCTTTCTTTTTCATTGCCACCACCTATGCCTTGATAGTGGCTGCTGTACTCAAACTCCACTCAGCAGCTGGCCGTCACAAGGCCTTCAACACCTGTTCGTCCCACCTCATGGTTGTAATGTTGCAGTATGGCTGTTGTGCCTTCATGTACCTGCGCCCCATCTCCAGTTACCATCCCAAGCAGGATCAGTTCATCTCCCTGGTATACACACTGGGGACACCATTCCTCAATCCCCTTATCTATACTCTGAGGAACAGTGAGATGAAAGGGGCCATAGGAAATGTTCTTACCAGAAAGTATCTCTCCAGGAAAATGAttggatag